One Burkholderia sp. WP9 genomic window, GAAGCCGACATTGGCGGCTTGAGTCTCGTTAATGTCTTTAATCCACTCCTTGTGAGACTCGGCGCTGTCGACCGACAACGCGATGGTCTTCACATTGCGCTTCTCGAATTCATCAGCCAGCTTCGCCGTCAAGCCCAGTTCGGTCGTGCAGACCGGCGTGAAGTCAGCCGGATGCGAAAACAGCACGCCCCAGCTATCGCCCAGCCATTCATGGAATTTGATCGGGCCGACACTCGACTGCTGTTCGAAATCCGGCGCGATATCGCCAAGACGTAGACTCATCATGCATCTCCTAGAGGTTTGGACATTGCCGCGACAGCATTCACCGACGGCGCCCCGCAAAGATAAAGCATACGGGAGCGACGGTGTGTGACGAACGAACATCGCGTCACTACTTTATGCGTTTTTGTAATTTTCACTGATTTAGTGGAAACTTTGCGGGACAGATCAACTCCATTCTAGGCAAACTTTGCCGCATATTGTGCTGGCGGCGGGGGTTTTGTCGTTATGCTTCAACCGGGAACGGTTCGTGCGAAGTTGTGAACCAACCGAGCCCTGCGCTCGCCAGCGGCCGTTTCTTTGGTTACGATTCACGCGTGGCGTGAGACGAAGGGGAGCTGTCAATGTCGGAAGTCAACAAGGAGAGATTGATGTCGGATATCAAAACCGTCCTCGCGGACGCTGAAGATCTGCTGAAACAAGCCGCGAGCGCCACCGGCGAGCGCGCTTCGGAACTTCGTGAAACGGCGCTGACGCGCCTGAAGCAGGCCAGGGAAAAAGCGGCTGACGTTCAGGTCGTAGTGGTCGAAAAAGGTAAGAAAGCGGCCCGCGCCACCGACGACTACGTGCACGAGCACCCGTGGGCATCCATCGGCATCGCCGCGGGCGCCGGCGTGCTGCTTGGGCTGTTGATCAACCGCAAGTAACACTGGCGACGGCGTCGGACCTAACCGTCCGGCGCATCAGCGAATCGAGTTGACCGGCGCAAGCCTGGCCGGTCCGCTTCTTCTGGCGCGCGTGCGCGCCGGTTAGGCCTTCACGCGCAACGCCCACAGCCATGACGATCGACACACAATCGCAGCGCGGAGAACATAGTCCTTTGCGCCGCATAATCGGTTCCGTGTTTGCCATTTTGCAAACGCGGCTGGAACTGGTCGGCATCGAACTCGCCGAAGAAAAGGACCGTCTGCTCGGCGTGCTGTTTCTCGGCCTCGCCGCCATGATGCTCGCCACAATGGCACTGATCGCGCTCACGGCGCTGATCGCCATCGCATTCTGGGACACCTACCGCTGGCAAGCGCTCGCCGGCATCACCGCGGTCTATGCGATTGCGGGATTAGCCTGTGCGCTGAAAGCGCGCAGCGGATTGCGCAATGCCCCGATGGTGTTCGAGGCGACCATTGCCGAGTTCGAAAAAGACCGCGACGTATTCCGCAAACCGTGACCCGGAAGACGCAACGGCGTGCCCTGCGTCTTCCTTAAGAATTTCGCGCGATTTGCAGCGCCGTTCTACCGCCCCACCTTCACTGCCGCCGACACGCCATGAGCCAGATCCATTCCGATACCGCCTTCCGTAACAAGCGCCACCAGGCCAAAGATCTGAGCGCACCTCATTTGCGCGCGCTGCGCAAGGAACTGCTGCTCGTGCGCGCGGATGTCGAGCGCATGGAACTCGCTCAGGCGACTATCGAATTGCGGCAGGCAGTGACGCACTTCAGTTGGCTCAAGTTCATCCTGCCGGGCTTCGGTGGCATGCGTGTGGGCCAAGGCTCGAAGGCGAGCTTTCTTAACGCGGGAAGCATTGGCGCCCTCCTCAAACAGTATCCGCTCATCAGTTCGATCGCTTCGATCCTCCTCGCCAAGCCACTGCGCGCAACGGTCGCAGCGGGCGCCAAGCCTGTGCTCAAATGGGGCAGCCTCGCCCTTGCCGGATGGGAAGCCTATCGGATCTGGCAACAGATGAAGCAGGATTCCGCTGCGTCGTCTGGCGACAGGGCCGACTCGACGAATAGCGGTTATTGAAGCTTGACGCTGATTGCCGTCTTGCCGGTTTGCTAGCTTGTATTCCAGCAATCGGCGCTAGCAGTTGTCGAACCGTTTGTTCCGCTGTTTGAACCGCCGGTTGTGCCACTCTTGTTGCTACGTAATCCTGTCGCATCGAGCGTGAAAATGCCGCAGGTGTCGTCGTGCATCGGACCTGATTCGCTCGGCGCCGCCTCTATCGCGTAGCCACCGTTCGCATCGTCGGCGGGCAGAACATGCAGGCGATAAACGGGTGTGCCGAATTGCGGCGCCTGATCGAGACCTGGGGGCAATGCCGACAAGTTGTCGCTCGACGCTCCCTCGACGAATTGGGCCGCGCGATACAGCGCGGCCGCCGCATCGATTCGATGAGTTCGCGCGACATGGCTGCGGTACGAAGGCACGGCAAACACGGCCAGCGCGGCGACAATCGCCAGCGTGATCATCAATTCGAGCAGCGTGAAGGCGGATGTATGCGGCTTCATGACACCTCCAATCAGAAAGGCCGCGCGGCGACGCGGCGCCAATGACGTTCAATCTTCTCTCCATCGATTACCAGCTCCACCTGCAACCACACCTGCGACGCATTCGTCCGGCCGAAGCCGCGCGAAGTCAATAAGTACGCTCGAGCATCAGTGCGAGTTGCCAGACGCCAGGCCTCGACCAGACATTGCGGCGCTCGTAGCGATCCGGGCCATTGCGCTACGGGCGTAACGGCGCCGGCTTCGAACGCGGCTTCGAGTTTCCATTGAACGGGTTCGCCGGATACGGTCGGCAGCGGCGCCGCGCTTTGGGTGGTTGCCCTCGCGATCACACTGCGGGTACACAAAGTCAACGCCGAATCTGCAGCATGGAAAGCCTGCAGGTATTCGCGAACGTTGGTGGCGCCACGCGCTGCCGCAATCGATGTCTCGAACCAGGCCGCGGAAGTGGCCAACATCATCGCTGAAATCAGCAGGACGATCGGTAAGACTGCACCGAGTTGCCGAATGCGTGAACGGTTGTCGCGGGGCACTCGACTGAAGCACGAAAAGTCTTCCACTTGATCGTGACGCCTAACGCATCGCCTGACTGCCAGGTGCTGTTGCTGTTCGATTCGCCGTTTCGTCACGCCCCATCCTCCGCGTGATTGCGTATCGCAACGCGCCGCGAGAACGCCTGGCGCGGACGCG contains:
- a CDS encoding DUF883 family protein; protein product: MSEVNKERLMSDIKTVLADAEDLLKQAASATGERASELRETALTRLKQAREKAADVQVVVVEKGKKAARATDDYVHEHPWASIGIAAGAGVLLGLLINRK
- a CDS encoding phage holin family protein, which produces MTIDTQSQRGEHSPLRRIIGSVFAILQTRLELVGIELAEEKDRLLGVLFLGLAAMMLATMALIALTALIAIAFWDTYRWQALAGITAVYAIAGLACALKARSGLRNAPMVFEATIAEFEKDRDVFRKP
- a CDS encoding DUF3318 domain-containing protein codes for the protein MSQIHSDTAFRNKRHQAKDLSAPHLRALRKELLLVRADVERMELAQATIELRQAVTHFSWLKFILPGFGGMRVGQGSKASFLNAGSIGALLKQYPLISSIASILLAKPLRATVAAGAKPVLKWGSLALAGWEAYRIWQQMKQDSAASSGDRADSTNSGY
- a CDS encoding type IV pilin protein, which codes for MKPHTSAFTLLELMITLAIVAALAVFAVPSYRSHVARTHRIDAAAALYRAAQFVEGASSDNLSALPPGLDQAPQFGTPVYRLHVLPADDANGGYAIEAAPSESGPMHDDTCGIFTLDATGLRSNKSGTTGGSNSGTNGSTTASADCWNTS